The Paenibacillus polymyxa M1 DNA segment CCATCTGGATCTGACGGTCAATCCCAATGAAGTGCTGGCTGTAGTCGGAGAATCCGGTTGTGGCAAAAGCGCGCTGGCGCTTTCGATCCCACAACTGCATGACATGGAGCGAACACGTGTCGAAGGAAAGGTTCTTTTTAAAGGCACGGATCTGATCCGTCTCTCCTCAGGGCAAATGAATAAAATCCGCGGAGCGGGCATTGGCATGATCTTTCAGGACCCGCTGACAGCACTTAACCCGTTAATGTGCATTGGTAAGCAGATCGAGGAAAATCTCGATTATCATACGTCCCTATCTACGAAGCAAAAAAGGGAACGTGTACTGGAGCTACTGGAAAGCGTGGATATACCCAACCCCGTACGTGTGTATGAACAGTATCCGCATGAACTTTCAGGAGGGATGCGCCAGCGTGTGATGATCGCGATTGCCATAGCTTGCCGACCCTCTCTTATTATTGCAGATGAGCCGACGACTGCGCTCGATGTAACCATTCAATCGCAAATTCTTGACTTGCTCAAACAGCTTCAACAGGAGACCGGAAGCGGAATTATTCTGATTACGCACGATCTTGGCGTTGTGGCCGAAGTAGCCGACCGTGTGGTGGTCATGTATGCCGGAGAAATCGTGGAAAGCGCAGATGTTTTTGAATTATTTCGGCATCCACAGCATCCGTATACGCGTTCCTTGCTAGCCTCCATGCCGGGATCGCATACCAAGGGAGAACCGCTGCATGTCATCGGTGGTATTGTTCCCTCATTGCAAGATATTCCTCGCAATAGCTGTCGCTTTGCTTCGCGTATTCCTTGGATTCAGCAGAGAATGCATGAAGACCATCCCCGATTAAGTGAAATTTCTCCCGGCCATTGGGTCCGCTGTACATGTTACCAGCATTTTCATTTTGAAGATGAGACAAAGGGAGAGGCTGCTCATGGCACTACTAGAGATAAATGATTTGAAGGTTCATTATCCGGTGCGCGGCGGTTTTTTCCAGCGTGTCGTTGACCAGGTAAAAGCAGTGGATGGCGTGTCGATCAGCATAGAGGCAGGCCAAACATACGGGCTAGTAGGAGAATCCGGCTGTGGAAAGACGACGACAGGAAGAACGATTATCGGCCTGAATAAGCTGACGAGCGGACAGATTCTTTTTAATGGCAAGGATCTTACGGCTCTGAGTCGTAATAACCGCCATCCGCTGCGTAGAGACATTCAGATGATTTTTCAGGACCCCTATTCTTCGCTTAACCCGCGCAAGCGCGTATTGGATGTCATTGCTGAACCACTGCGAAACTTTGAAAGGCTGAGTAATGAGGAAGAACGGCGGAAAGTACAGATGCTGCTGGAAAAGGTTGGCTTGAACGCTGATGCGGCCTACAAATATCCGCATGAATTTTCCGGGGGACAGCGGCAAAGGATCGGGATTGCGCGTGCGCTGACATTAAACCCAAAACTGATTATTGCAGATGAGCCCGTATCAGCGCTTGACGTTTCTGTGCAGGCACAGGTGCTTAATTTTATGAAGGATGTGCAGCGGGAGTTCAAATTGACGTATTTGTTCATTAGTCATGACCTGGGGATTATCCGCCATATGTGTGACCAAATCGGCATCATGTACCGAGGTCGCTTAGTGGAACAGGGGAGCGAGCAAGATATATATGAGTGTCCACAGCATTTGTATACCCAGCGGCTTATTGCCACCATTCCCAGTATCGATCCTGCGAAACGGCTGGAAAATGCTCAAAAAAGGCAAAAGCTTTTATCCTCTTACAAGTCAGAGCTGCCCAAACATCTAGATGCGAGTGGAAAGCCGTTTGCACTAAAGTCAGTAAGTTCATCCCATCAAGTCGCGCTACCATAAGGGGGGACAGAATATGTGGAAATTTACAATGCGCCGGCTGCTGGTTATGATCCCTCAACTTTTTGCACTGAGTGTGCTTATATTTTTCCTAGCTAAGGCTATGCCAGGGGATGCCCTGACAGGGCTCATCACTTCAACTCCCAATCTAAATCCGGCTGCACTGGAAGAACAGCGGCAAAGACTGGGATTGAATGACCCGGTGTGGGTGCAGTATGGGAACTGGCTCGTCCAGCTTGCTCATGGGGATCTGGGCAAATCTTATGTACATAAAATTAGCGTTACCGATTTGATTGGCAGTCGTTTGGGGAACACGTTCTTTCTGGGTGTTGTGATTCTGGTTCTAACGTATCTGATCGCCATTCCGCTGGGAGTACTCAGCGGTCGTTATCAGCATAGTCTGCTGGATAAAACCGTGGTCGGGTATACCTATCTCAGCTTTGCGACACCTCTATTTATACTCGCATTGCTGTTGTTGTACGTGTTTGGGTTCAGGCTTGGCTGGTTTCCAACCAGCGGCAGTGTGGATGTAGGTGTAGAGCCGGGGACATGGTCATATTACGTGAATAAGTCATATCACCTCATTCTACCGGCGGTTACAGGCGCATTACTCAGTACAACGGCTACGATTCAGTATTTGCGCAATGAGGTCATTGACACACGTCTGAAGGATTTTGTGAAAACGGCGCGTTCCAAGGGGGTACCCGAAGGAAAGATCTATTCCCGTCATATTTTCAAAAACTCTTTATTACCTATTGCTGCTTTCTTGGGCTACGACCTGACGGGTGTGATTGCGGGCAACGTTTTCCTAGAATCTATTTTTGGTTATCCGGGGTTGGGCCAGCTATTTCTTCAGTCCATCACCCAACGGGACTTTTCAGTTGTGAACGCACTGGTCATGATCTCCGGCTTCTTGGCACTATTAGGGACCCTTTTATCTGATGTCATCCTAAGCAAGGTCGATCCCCGCATTCGAATTGAATAGAGAACAAGTCTAGAGAAAAGGAGGGATTATGGTGTCTATGCAGGTGGAGGAAGTCTTCTCGCCGGAAATCATTCGTAAATCACCGTCTAGCTGGTCTGTACTGCGTCGTGAACTCGTACGTGACAAAATGGCCTTGATTTCCATTGGATTTGTGGCTCTGTTCTTGATTTTTATATATGCCTCTGTCCTGTTTGTCAATCAGGATGTAGTCACGACGGTCGATTTGGGTGCGATCCGCGAAGCTCCCGGTTCGGTGCATTGGCTGGGTACGGACCGAGCGGGCAGGGATATATTCGGCCAGCTGGTCATTGGGGCCCGCAATTCCTTTACCATTGGCTTTACGATTACTTTGTTATCCGCCGCCATCGGCTTGACGCTGGGCTTACTGGCTGGGTTTTATGGAGGACTGGTTGATAACATCATCATGCGAATCATTGATTTTATCCTGGTGCTTCCATTCTTGATGCTGGTTATCGTATTTGTCAGCATTGTGCCCAAAAGCGGCATAGGTTCCTTTATTTTTATTATGACTGCCTTTTTATGGATTGGAAAAGCGCGCCTGATCCGGGCCAAGGTGCTGTCTGAGCGGGAATTGGACTACGTGCAGGCTTCCAAAACCCTTGGCACACCCAATTGGAAGATCATCTGGTTGGGTGTGCTGCCCAATCTCAGCTCTGTTGTGATTGTTAATCTGACGCTCAGTCTTGCGGGAAATATCGGGATCGAGACCGGGCTTTCCTATCTCGGCTTTGGCTTGCCGGAATCTACTCCGAGCTTGGGGACACTGGTGAGTTATGCGAATGACCCGGATGTATTGCAGAACAACTGGTGGATGTGGTTGCCTGCCTCACTGCTTATATTGGTGCTAATGCTGGCAATCAACTTTATCGGTCAGGCGCTCAAACGTGCCACGGATGCCAAACAACGATTGGGTTAAACCGAAATTCAAGGATAAGGACAACAACAAGGAGGGGTTTACAATGGTTAAACGCTGGAAAAAAGGAATTCTGCCTGTTCTATCTGCCATTTTGGTGCTTTCTTTGGCTGCATGTAGCGGCTCGCCTTCCGCTTCGAATGGAGCAAAATCGTCTGACGGTACAGGTGGATCAGGGGCCGACAGCAAGCAGGTGAATGCGACTGCGCTGGCAAAGGCGGTCAAGAACGATAACCCCCCGATTAAGGGCGGCATCATCAATTATGCACTCGTGTCCGATACCCCTTTTGAAGGTATTCTGAATCCTGTATTTTATGATGGGAATCCGGATTTTGAAGTCTTCCAGTTTTTCTACCCTTCCCTGTTTTCGATTGATTCCAATCTGAATATTGACGATAAAGGAGCGGCGACGATTTCCTTTTCCGCAGACAATAAGGCGGTAACTGTCAAAATTGATCCCAAACTGAACTGGACAGATGGTAATCCCGTAACGGCAGAGGACTATGCTTTTTCCTATGAAGTGATTGGCCACAAAGACTATGAAGGCCCACGTTATGATAGTTTTATGACCAACATTGTAGGTATGGAAGATTATCACGCCGGCAAGGCCAAAACCATTTCTGGCATCAAGGTGCTGAATGAGAAAGAGGTTACCATTCATTTTAAGGAACCTAATCCTTCGGTAAAGTCGGGACTTTGGTCCACACCACTGGAGAAGAAGGTATTCCGGAACATTCCCGTAAAGGATATGGCTGGATCTGACCCTGTCCGTAAAAATCCGATTGGCTATGGGCCATTCAAAATTAAATCTATGGTCACAGGTGAATCTGTGGAATTCGTCAAAAATGAAGATTATTTCCGCGGTGCGCCCAAGTTGGATGGCCTTCATCTGAAGGTTGTGAATCCGAATGTCATTACTGAGGCGTTGAAAAGCGGAGAAATCGATTGGGCCAGCTATCCGACTACCCGTTACAATGAGGCCAGTAATCCGAAAAATGTACAGTTTCTCGGTCAGGAGGAATTATCTTATAGTTATGTAGGCTTTAAGCTTGGCAAATTCGATCAGGCCAAGAGTCTAAATATCATGGACCCGAACGCCAAGCTGGCGAACAAGTCATTGCGTCAGGCCCTTGGCTATGCGCTGAATAATGAGCAGGTTGGCAAGCAGCTCTATCATGGGCTTCGGACTCCTGCGACATCCCTGATCCCGCCCGCCTTCAAGGGATACCATGATGTGAATGCGAAGGGCATTGCGTATGATCCAGACAAGGCGAAAAAGCTGCTGGACGAGGCAGGATATGTGGATACCAATGGAGATGGATACCGTGAAGACCCTAAGGGCAAGGAACTGGTGCTCCATTATGCAGCAATGAGCGGGGATGCGACGGCCGAATCGCTGGCTAAGTTTTATTTGCAAAATTGGAAGGATGTCGGGCTTCATGTCGAACTGGTGGACGGTCGTCTGCTGGAGTTCAATTCTTTCTATGACCGTGTGCAGAAGGATGACCCGGGCATTGATATTTTTGGCGGCGCATGGAGTACAGGTACAGATGTAAACCCTAGTGGGCTGTATGGACGCGGAGCCAGCTTTAACTACTCGCGTTTTACCAGTGAAGAGAATGATAAGCTGTTGCAGGAAGGAGTGTCTGTAAAAGCCTTTGACGACAATTATCGTAAAGATATATACAATCAGTGGCAGGCGTATATGAGCGAGGAGGCGCCGATTGTACCGACGTTATTCCGTTACTCATTGGAGGCAGTAAATAATCGGGTAGCCAATTACGATATTACCCGCGGCAAGGAGTACGATGCAGACGCGTTTGCGAATATTACGTTAACTGCGGAAAAAGCAGAAGTAGCCCAATAATCTAAAAAAGCGCAATAACCTGAAGAAGCGCGAACCGGATTGATCCGATCTCGCGCTTCTTTTGACCTGTTCATGCAAACATTTCTGGGGATTCTCGAAGGGAGAGAAGGAAGACGGAAATACGTCAGCTTCAATACTTCATAGCCGTATGCGAGGAACTGCATTTTACGAAGGCTTCGGAAAAGATCGGTATCTCTCAACCCACGCTTAGCTTGCAAATTAAGGCGCTGGAAGAGGAACTGGGCATGACGCTCTTTGACCGTGCAGGCAAGAAAATCAAAATGACAGATGCCGGGAAACTGCTGCTGCAACACAGTGCGCATGCGCTCAAAGATTTACAGCAAGCGAAGGCTTCTATTGAGGAACTGCGTACCGAGCAACGCGGCAGTTTACGGATTGGTATCGCATTACCGGAGCTAGAGGAGTCGTTGCAAGAGATGTTTGCCCACTTTCATCGGTCATTTCCTAAAATCAGCTTGCACATCTGTCCATCCTTTGATGTAACAGAACAGCTGCTGGATAACCGTGTGGACGTTGGCATCACCCTACATTCGGGTACAGATGAAAGGCTTGTCCAGCTTCCTCTTCGCACAGAGAACTACTGTCTTATTGTCCCCGTAAATCATGCATTTTCCAATCGTTCTTCCCTTATGCTGGACGAATTGAGGCATGTACCCTGGGCGATGCAGCCAGAGTGCCATCCCGGCAGGAAGCTGATTGAGAAATGCTTCCTTGATCGCGGGTATCCCTTTGCAACCGTCCTGGAAACAAATTCTATACCTTCAATCCTGCGCTGGGTGCAGGAGGGACTTGCCGTAACCCTACAGACGAAGTCCCTTGCGGCCGAACTGGATCGTTCACTTTTTTGCACGGTACCTATTTTGCGTGGCGTGCCCCAAGGTCAGCTAGAGTTGATTTATCGGTCTGACCGTTACCAGGGAGAAGCAGTGAAGCGATTGATTGAAAAGATACAAACTGTACTAACAGAGTGTTCCAACTAGTGGCAACCCTGATGAGTACTACGTGCTTTAATGTGTACGAACTTCTAGCCTGCGTGCAATCAGTGACATACTGTAATTAACGGCAAAGTACAGGAAAGCGGCGAACAGCAGAGCTGGAATGACAAAAGATTGATTTTGTCCACCGACGATCTGAATGTTATGCGTCAGCTCCGGCAAACTGATAATGACAGCCAGTGAGGTATCCTTGAATAGGGAAATGAACTGGCTGACAATAGGAGGTACCATGCGACGAAGCGCTTGGGGTAGAATGATATGCCATAAGGTTTGAGAATAGCTTAGACCGGAGGAGCGTGCGGCTTCCAGCTGTCCTTTATGAACCGAATTGAGACCGCTGCGTACAATTTCGGCAATCATGGCTCCCTCGAAGATCGACAGTCCTGTAATGGCTGCCCACTTGAGGGAAATCGATAATCCGATGGATGGCAAAACCATGCCGATGAAGAAAATAATGAGCAATAAGGGCAGGTTGCGAATCAGATCAATGATAAAGGCTGCAACCTGTGAAAGGACAGGTATACGGGTATAGCGCAGGATGCCGAACACAATACCGAGAGCGAAGCTGAATATGATAGAGTAAATAGCGACCTCCAGCGTGAGCAGGAAGCCCTCCAGTATAAAACGCACATTAGGCCATGCAAACAATCCACCGAAATCCATGCGGGCTTCCCTCCTTAGGATGTTTTGGACAAGCGTCGCTCCATATATAGCACAAGAAAGCTGAGCGGAACCGTCAATACAAGATATAGCAGCGCCGTGATCGCATAGACTGTGATGGGCAGAAAGGTATCTGAGTTAATGAGATCCGAGTAATACATGAGATCCAGTCCAGCCACAATGGCCAGTACGGAAGAGTTTTTAACCAGATTGATGAATTGATTGCCGATTGCAGGCAGTACAATTTTAATGGCTTGCGGTAAAATAATGCTGATCATCGTCTGGTTGTAATTCAACCCGGAGGACCTTGACGCCTCAAATTGTCCCTTGGGTACAGATTGAATGCCGGCACGTATAGCTTCTGCAATAAAAGAGGCGGTGTACACAGTCAATCCAAGCGTTCCAGATACAAAGCCGTCCAAGGGGATGCCCAGAGTGGGAAGACCGAGATAAAAAAACAGTACAACAATCAGCAATGGAATATTGCGGATGACCTCTACATAGACAGTACCGATCCAGTTTAGCCATTTAAAAGGCGCAATTCGGAAGATGGCAATGATAGCCCCCAGAATAAAGCTTCCGATCAAGGCAATAACACTAGCTTGAACGGTATGAAGCAAGCCTTCTCTGAAACGGTCGCCATGATCGAAAAGTACGTTGATATCAAAAGTTAGCATCTACGGGTATACCTCCTTTTTCAGAGCTAAGAAAGGAAGGAGCACGCAATCGCGGCTCCTTCACAAGATCATTATTCGGGTTTAACCCCAAGCCATTGCTCATGCAGCTTATCGTATTCACCATTGCTTTTCAGTTCCTTGATCGTATCATTAATGGCTTGCAGCAGTTCGGTCTGCCCCTTTTTCACTGCAATGCCGTAAGGTTCCTCTGTGAAGTTCCCACCTACTAGGGTATAATTCGGATCTTGCTGTTGCATGCCAAGCAGAATAGAGTTATCGGTCGTCAGCGCTTGCCCTTTACCTGCCTTAAGGGCGTTGAAGGCATCTTGATAGTTTTCGAACTCTAAAATCGTTGCTTTGGGCGCTTTTTCGCGGATATTTTTTGCGGAGGTAGAGCCTTTAACAGCGAGTACCTTGGTATCGGGTGTCAGGGACTCCAGACCGGTGATCGGGCTTCCTTTTTTCACGAGTAGGGATTGCCCTGCATTAAAGTAGACATCGCTGAAATCGACCTGTTTTTTGCGCTCATCCGAAATGGTCATCGTGGCGATAATAGCGTCGATGTCCCCATTTTGCAGTAAGGTGATTCGTGTTTTGGACGTGACTTCCTTGAGTTCGAGCTTGGTTTCATCACCAAAAATATGCTTGGCTACAGCCTTGGCGATGTCGATATCAAAGCCCTCGACTTTCCCGCTAGCCGGATCTTTTAGTCCGAATAACTTGGTGTCGTACTTCACCCCAACGACCAGTTTTCCACGCTGTTTGATGGCTTCCAGCCCGTTGGAAGCTGCTGCTTCATTTCCTGACGTTGCTGCTTCTTGCTTACCTCCACAGCCTGCCAAGACGAGCAGACAGGTTAATGCAACCAGCACCAAAGTACTCCACTGAAATCTTTTTCTCATTACAATGATCCCCTTTCAATTTTTATTCCATTAATAATAGTCTGTTTAATGATGAATCAGACGGCTCAGGAACAGGCGAGCCCGTTCTTCACCCGGATTCTGAAAAAACTCAGCAGGTTGGCTGTCTTCCAAGATCTGTCCTTTGTCCATAAAAATCACGCGGTCAGCCACTTCACGAGCAAAGCCCATTTCATGAGTGACGATGACCATCGTGATGCCTTGATGGGCAAGCGAGCGCATGACATCCAGCACCTCTCCGATCGTTTCGGGGTCCAGAGCTGAAGTCGGCTCGTCAAACAGCATAATTTTCGGATTCATTGCGAGTCCACGGGCAATTGCAACCCGCTGTTGCTGTCCACCGGACAATTGGGCGGGGTAGCTCTGTGCCTTTTCTTCAATTCCGACACGCTTCAGATAGGTGAGGGCAGTTTGAATAGCTTCTTCTTTCGGGATACCCAGTACCTTCATCGGTGCCAGTACAATGTTCTCAATCACCTTTTTGTGGGGATACAGGTTGAAATGTTGAAATACCATCCCGATATTGCGGCGGAAGGCGTTAATATCAATCTTTTTGTCATGCACGGGGACATCGTTAACGATTAGCTCCCCATCAGATATCGTTTCCAGACGATTGATGCAGCGAAGCAGGGTGCTTTTACCTGAGCCGGAGGGACCGATGATGACAACGACCTCGCCCTCCTTAATCTGAAGATTGATGTCTTTAAGTACATGAAAGTGACCGTAATGCTTGTTGACATTGCGAAATTGGATCAGAGAGCTCACCCCTTTTTTTGACTTGAATACATCGCTTAGTAGACAGACTGACATGATTAAGCTCTATTAGAATTTCGAAATTTCTCTCATGATACTATAAGCTTACAATAAAAAACAAGATTTTATGTCAATAAACTTTACGTGAAAAGTGTTTTTGACTGTTTTTATACTAGTTATTTGTTATTTATATGATGAAAACGAATATATATCCACAATTTAATGTTATTTATTTTGACATAAACTATGAAACCTCGACATGCAGAGGGAGAAACGTGACAAAAGCAGCGCTATGTTTTACAGTAGGGAAGAAGGAATTTAGGGTAAAGGAAGGATAGACAATGACGAAAGCTATTTCACCGCTAGTCACGGCATTGGGCATGGAGCCCCATCCAGAAGGCGGCTGGTACAAAGAGATGTGGAAGGCCAATTTTCAAATTCCGAAGCCTGTACTGCCGGATGTGTATTCCGGTCCGCGCTTTGCAGCTTCGTCTACGTATTTCTTGCTGCATCCGGGTGAGTTCTCCGAATGGCATGTGGTCCATTCTGACGAGCTGTGGTTGTACCATAGTGGAAGCCCTATAGAGTTAAAATTGGGTGGAAGCGGAGAAGAACCTGGCGAAGAAACGGTAATTATCGTTGGCGCAGATGTGGAGGCAGGACAACATCCACAAGCACTCGTACCAGGAACTGTATGGCAAACGGCACGTCCGCTGGGGGATGAGCCTGTGCTGGTAACCTGTGTTGTTGCACCAGGATTCCACTTTGATGATTTCAAGCTGATTGCCAAAGGTAAGGTGGAGTAGGAATATTTTATCGGCGGGTATAATCCTGGATAAACAGGACTTACCCGCCTGATTTGTTGTTACGGGTATTTTTGTTAGTGTTAGAGAGTTGCCATTTGTTGTATACCTTGGATCTTTGTTTTTTTTCGAAAACCAGCTGCAAACTTTATCACTCGTGCAGTACCATATGATCTGACGTTTGGCCTCTGTCTGATCCTCTGGTATACAGCATAGCGGTTTCTCCCCATTCCTTTCGCTTGGTACATGGCGATATCGGCCTCTTTCAGTAAAGAAGGTAGGGGCTTCTTCGGAGAAGGATGCATAGTAATCCCGATGCTACCTGTAACTTGAAGATTGATTCCCTGGATGTTATAAGGAACGCTGATTTTTTGCAGCAGCAGTTCTGCCAGAACTGTGACCTGATCGGCATCATAATCCTTCATAATGAGTAGAAATTCGTCACCACCGATTCGAAAAGCTTTCTGATGGGAGTTTGTTACCTGGAGTAAATGATCGCTTACCCGTCTGAGCAGCTTATCACCGATTTGATGTCCATATGTGTCATTAATGGCTTTGAATCCATCCAGATCAAGATACATAATAGCAAAGCCTTCTTTGCCGTTGCTTCGTTTCCAAAATAGCTCAAGTGCATTCCGATTGAACAGACCCGTTACAGGGTCCTGATAGGCAAGTTTCCGCAGCAAATTTCTTTCCATCATCACAGAATGCAAAAAAATTAACGTATATATCCACAGCGCCAAAGTTAGACCGATTAGAAGTAAGGCTGTTAAAGATATACTCAATAGGGTCACCACCAATATAGTTTATAGGTTATTCCGCTTCTATTAGCGGCATTAGGTTAGTTGTCTGGCATGAACGATGAGTCGATGTGTCGGATTTACAAGAGGATCACAGGTAATTAGTGTGAGAAGCTTTTGTTTCTTGATGCTTTTTAAAACGGAGACATTTGAAGGAGTGACGACTGAAATGTTGTAGACCTTGTATACGTATTTTTCACCCCGAGTGTGAATTAGAATCTGATCTCCGATTTTCACCTCATTAAGCCGGTTAAATAAACGTCCAGTTGTTCGTGAGCGATGAGCGGCTATGGCAGCATTCCCCACCTGGCCGAGTGTCGCAGTTTCCGACATATGTACGGCTGCATATCTCATATGCTGTTGGGTTGCACCTTCGAGTACAGGAAGTTCCAGCCCGATACGATCAATCTGGATTGTAGCGATTGGGGCTTGCTCTGAAGCCGACGATGGGGGAGTGGCTTGTGACAATTGTGGCCCATCCGCTGCTGCAGTATTTGTCAGCCAATTGGACAAATCTGTATAGCCTTTCATCATTTCGGGAGTCAGTGTCGATGTATCTGTATTTGATAATGATTCAGCTTCCTGTAATAGCTCTTTTTGCTTTTGATCTTCCAACCATTCATTAGCGGTAGGAAATAACATGATGATGATTCCTAATATGATGCTCACGTATGCCAGCTTTCGCAATTGAAAAGCCTCCTAATACAGTAATCCATAGATCGGACATGTAAAATAATTCCCCTTCTCGCTGAAATGATGAGTTGAGAAGGGGATTTTTGATTATAAAATGTTATTTATTTTTTATGCGTTCGTCTATAACCCAGATAGGCCCCCAGAAGAATTAAGAACATGCCACTTACATAGAAGGGAGCAGGACTGTTTTCTCCTGTCTTTGGCAATGTATCCACCTTGGGTGTATGACCCGGATCACTTGGATTCTCTGGTTTTTCTGCTGGTAGGCGGATTACACCCTTAGGTACTGGGTCTTCTTCAATCTTCACGGGCGGAGAAGGCTCCTGGTGAGGATCGGCTTCCGGTGTCTCAGGTTGCACCCCTGGTTCAGCGGATGGTTGCGCCTCTGGTTCTACAGGTGGCTGTTCAATAACCGGAACGCCCAACGGAACATCCTCATCCTCGATAATTTTCGGCTCTTCGGTTGTTACGGGCGTAACAGGCGTCGCCGGAGGTTCAGTTATTTCAGGGTCCTTATCATGTTTTTTGCCTGAGCCCGGACTCGTAGGTGTACCCGGATCGGTAGGCGTACCTGGGTTTGTAGGCGTACCTGGATCAGTAGGTGTACCCGGACCCGGATCAACAGGAGTGTCTTTTTTGTTGGTGATTACGATTTGTTTAATGCCTGAACTTTGTTTGATAGTTGTATCTATTTTGATTTCTGTTTTTGGCGCTGTTATTTTGTAGCCTTCAGGAGCAGTAAGCTCCTCCAGGATGTAGTCATCATAACTCAATGAAGAAAATACGATTTTCCCGTCCAAATTGGTAGTTTGGACAAGAGGTGCTCTTTTCTGATTCTTGTCATAGAGTGCAAAACGTGCCCCGGATAGAACCTTATTGTGATCGTCCTCATCAACTTTGGTAATCTCCAGACTTCCCGTAACTCCTCCTCCTGATCCTGAACCAGAGGATGTGCGCACGGTAATTTCCTTACTTGTTTCCCTGATTTCGGTGGTCAAACGGTC contains these protein-coding regions:
- a CDS encoding ABC transporter ATP-binding protein translates to MNIKPVLEIKGLSVSFRIKDQYHPAVDHLDLTVNPNEVLAVVGESGCGKSALALSIPQLHDMERTRVEGKVLFKGTDLIRLSSGQMNKIRGAGIGMIFQDPLTALNPLMCIGKQIEENLDYHTSLSTKQKRERVLELLESVDIPNPVRVYEQYPHELSGGMRQRVMIAIAIACRPSLIIADEPTTALDVTIQSQILDLLKQLQQETGSGIILITHDLGVVAEVADRVVVMYAGEIVESADVFELFRHPQHPYTRSLLASMPGSHTKGEPLHVIGGIVPSLQDIPRNSCRFASRIPWIQQRMHEDHPRLSEISPGHWVRCTCYQHFHFEDETKGEAAHGTTRDK
- a CDS encoding ABC transporter ATP-binding protein, encoding MALLEINDLKVHYPVRGGFFQRVVDQVKAVDGVSISIEAGQTYGLVGESGCGKTTTGRTIIGLNKLTSGQILFNGKDLTALSRNNRHPLRRDIQMIFQDPYSSLNPRKRVLDVIAEPLRNFERLSNEEERRKVQMLLEKVGLNADAAYKYPHEFSGGQRQRIGIARALTLNPKLIIADEPVSALDVSVQAQVLNFMKDVQREFKLTYLFISHDLGIIRHMCDQIGIMYRGRLVEQGSEQDIYECPQHLYTQRLIATIPSIDPAKRLENAQKRQKLLSSYKSELPKHLDASGKPFALKSVSSSHQVALP
- the opp4B gene encoding oligopeptide ABC transporter permease; amino-acid sequence: MWKFTMRRLLVMIPQLFALSVLIFFLAKAMPGDALTGLITSTPNLNPAALEEQRQRLGLNDPVWVQYGNWLVQLAHGDLGKSYVHKISVTDLIGSRLGNTFFLGVVILVLTYLIAIPLGVLSGRYQHSLLDKTVVGYTYLSFATPLFILALLLLYVFGFRLGWFPTSGSVDVGVEPGTWSYYVNKSYHLILPAVTGALLSTTATIQYLRNEVIDTRLKDFVKTARSKGVPEGKIYSRHIFKNSLLPIAAFLGYDLTGVIAGNVFLESIFGYPGLGQLFLQSITQRDFSVVNALVMISGFLALLGTLLSDVILSKVDPRIRIE
- a CDS encoding ABC transporter permease, whose protein sequence is MQVEEVFSPEIIRKSPSSWSVLRRELVRDKMALISIGFVALFLIFIYASVLFVNQDVVTTVDLGAIREAPGSVHWLGTDRAGRDIFGQLVIGARNSFTIGFTITLLSAAIGLTLGLLAGFYGGLVDNIIMRIIDFILVLPFLMLVIVFVSIVPKSGIGSFIFIMTAFLWIGKARLIRAKVLSERELDYVQASKTLGTPNWKIIWLGVLPNLSSVVIVNLTLSLAGNIGIETGLSYLGFGLPESTPSLGTLVSYANDPDVLQNNWWMWLPASLLILVLMLAINFIGQALKRATDAKQRLG
- the opp4A gene encoding oligopeptide ABC transporter substrate-binding protein, with protein sequence MVKRWKKGILPVLSAILVLSLAACSGSPSASNGAKSSDGTGGSGADSKQVNATALAKAVKNDNPPIKGGIINYALVSDTPFEGILNPVFYDGNPDFEVFQFFYPSLFSIDSNLNIDDKGAATISFSADNKAVTVKIDPKLNWTDGNPVTAEDYAFSYEVIGHKDYEGPRYDSFMTNIVGMEDYHAGKAKTISGIKVLNEKEVTIHFKEPNPSVKSGLWSTPLEKKVFRNIPVKDMAGSDPVRKNPIGYGPFKIKSMVTGESVEFVKNEDYFRGAPKLDGLHLKVVNPNVITEALKSGEIDWASYPTTRYNEASNPKNVQFLGQEELSYSYVGFKLGKFDQAKSLNIMDPNAKLANKSLRQALGYALNNEQVGKQLYHGLRTPATSLIPPAFKGYHDVNAKGIAYDPDKAKKLLDEAGYVDTNGDGYREDPKGKELVLHYAAMSGDATAESLAKFYLQNWKDVGLHVELVDGRLLEFNSFYDRVQKDDPGIDIFGGAWSTGTDVNPSGLYGRGASFNYSRFTSEENDKLLQEGVSVKAFDDNYRKDIYNQWQAYMSEEAPIVPTLFRYSLEAVNNRVANYDITRGKEYDADAFANITLTAEKAEVAQ
- a CDS encoding LysR family transcriptional regulator substrate-binding protein yields the protein MTLFDRAGKKIKMTDAGKLLLQHSAHALKDLQQAKASIEELRTEQRGSLRIGIALPELEESLQEMFAHFHRSFPKISLHICPSFDVTEQLLDNRVDVGITLHSGTDERLVQLPLRTENYCLIVPVNHAFSNRSSLMLDELRHVPWAMQPECHPGRKLIEKCFLDRGYPFATVLETNSIPSILRWVQEGLAVTLQTKSLAAELDRSLFCTVPILRGVPQGQLELIYRSDRYQGEAVKRLIEKIQTVLTECSN
- a CDS encoding amino acid ABC transporter permease, with product MDFGGLFAWPNVRFILEGFLLTLEVAIYSIIFSFALGIVFGILRYTRIPVLSQVAAFIIDLIRNLPLLLIIFFIGMVLPSIGLSISLKWAAITGLSIFEGAMIAEIVRSGLNSVHKGQLEAARSSGLSYSQTLWHIILPQALRRMVPPIVSQFISLFKDTSLAVIISLPELTHNIQIVGGQNQSFVIPALLFAAFLYFAVNYSMSLIARRLEVRTH
- a CDS encoding amino acid ABC transporter permease translates to MLTFDINVLFDHGDRFREGLLHTVQASVIALIGSFILGAIIAIFRIAPFKWLNWIGTVYVEVIRNIPLLIVVLFFYLGLPTLGIPLDGFVSGTLGLTVYTASFIAEAIRAGIQSVPKGQFEASRSSGLNYNQTMISIILPQAIKIVLPAIGNQFINLVKNSSVLAIVAGLDLMYYSDLINSDTFLPITVYAITALLYLVLTVPLSFLVLYMERRLSKTS